Proteins encoded in a region of the Stigmatella aurantiaca genome:
- a CDS encoding Rieske 2Fe-2S domain-containing protein yields MTATAKDHWHPVLDSQVLKDKPVGVKVWNSEIVLFRTAGGKVSALEDRCPHRSMRLSKGWVENDKIVCPYHLWKYDGEGKGQSPCNPQMKPRVQRYDVTERYGAVWVKPAESNAQMPEMEVEGYHYVGLDTGIMYAPFELVVDNFIEIEHSPTNHGVFAFDAQGITQVVPKVETVGDSIHVIYEGDQRNIPWYSPTQYFMPQNTRLIIDFMAHFRPVHFIYNMKWMDPKTQELKPHRIREFAFLTPVSEEETHIHLFFFSTLNLFSPQSFSPLRKLVSSRFLKMAHDEFNLDKNIVEEVARTDKRTDLKGLQLGKFDRVLRETRRLISSAYHQGPLEQQAPPEPVQLKATGTTGAQD; encoded by the coding sequence ATGACCGCGACCGCGAAGGACCACTGGCACCCCGTACTCGACAGCCAGGTGCTCAAGGACAAGCCGGTAGGGGTAAAGGTGTGGAACTCGGAGATCGTCCTGTTCCGCACCGCCGGAGGCAAGGTGTCCGCGCTGGAGGACCGCTGCCCGCACCGCTCCATGCGGCTGAGCAAGGGCTGGGTCGAGAACGACAAGATCGTCTGCCCTTACCACCTGTGGAAGTACGACGGCGAGGGCAAGGGCCAGAGCCCCTGCAACCCGCAGATGAAGCCCCGCGTGCAGCGCTATGACGTGACCGAGCGCTACGGCGCCGTCTGGGTCAAGCCCGCGGAGTCCAACGCGCAGATGCCCGAGATGGAAGTCGAGGGCTACCACTACGTGGGCCTGGACACGGGCATCATGTACGCGCCCTTCGAGCTGGTGGTCGACAACTTCATCGAAATCGAGCACAGCCCCACCAACCACGGCGTCTTCGCGTTCGACGCGCAGGGCATCACCCAGGTGGTGCCGAAGGTGGAGACCGTGGGTGACAGCATCCACGTCATCTACGAGGGAGACCAGCGGAACATCCCCTGGTACTCGCCCACGCAGTACTTCATGCCGCAGAACACCCGGCTGATCATCGACTTCATGGCCCACTTCCGGCCCGTGCACTTCATCTACAACATGAAGTGGATGGACCCGAAGACCCAGGAGCTGAAGCCGCACCGGATCCGCGAGTTCGCCTTCCTCACGCCGGTGAGCGAGGAGGAGACGCACATCCACCTGTTCTTCTTCTCCACGCTGAACCTCTTCAGCCCCCAGTCGTTCTCGCCGCTGCGCAAGCTCGTCTCCAGCCGCTTCCTGAAGATGGCGCACGACGAGTTCAACCTCGACAAGAACATCGTCGAGGAGGTGGCCCGGACCGACAAGCGCACGGACCTCAAGGGGCTGCAGCTGGGCAAGTTCGACCGGGTGCTGCGCGAGACGCGCCGCCTCATCTCCTCCGCCTACCACCAGGGCCCCCTGGAGCAGCAGGCTCCGCCCGAGCCCGTGCAGCTGAAGGCCACGGGCACCACCGGCGCCCAGGACTGA
- a CDS encoding YecA family protein, protein MSKPGRNAPCPCGSGKKYKVCHAAEDRARAAAPPAPAHPLAADLRAAMDLLGDTDVSRLSGALEHLGTLLSQGGPTPGLRFDAAAFDAHVSQQLPTLSEAIDQSPAKARRALLVGTVRQLGTHAFLQGFREAVLQRAAEPGRSAQDRQALCVGALLASAQGKKGKFQPEDIPVLDVVFDVQFREWCAHHQEMASQFEALARFAEEDLSAEAREALRKAQAGDVDALLQHVQSDPQLVERITREGRERSARVEARLREPATPSLFAPEEELWFTCVLWEPLRAVKAASLDAATRRAAVENLIRAVKGALDAELLEGMLARLRAKAADPTLDEATRAGFTDAAIAVEAEPSRMVMAALFTANQEAQGRSAEEMVLLADLKAKPVWTAEDLEPYLQFLEASGPAPAAQRIRRCQAWLREHPLSLAAESV, encoded by the coding sequence GTGAGCAAACCGGGCCGCAACGCGCCCTGCCCCTGTGGCAGCGGCAAGAAGTACAAGGTGTGCCACGCCGCGGAGGATCGCGCCCGCGCCGCCGCGCCCCCCGCGCCGGCCCATCCGCTGGCCGCCGATCTCCGGGCGGCCATGGACCTGTTGGGGGACACGGATGTCTCCCGGCTGTCCGGCGCGCTCGAGCACCTGGGCACCCTGCTCTCCCAGGGGGGGCCCACCCCCGGCCTGCGCTTCGATGCGGCCGCGTTCGATGCCCACGTCTCGCAGCAGCTGCCCACCCTCTCCGAGGCCATCGATCAGAGCCCGGCGAAGGCCCGGCGCGCGCTGCTCGTGGGCACCGTGCGCCAGCTCGGCACCCACGCCTTCCTCCAGGGCTTCCGCGAGGCCGTGCTCCAGCGCGCCGCGGAGCCCGGCCGCTCCGCGCAGGACCGGCAGGCGCTGTGCGTGGGCGCGCTGCTGGCCTCGGCCCAGGGCAAGAAGGGCAAATTCCAGCCCGAGGACATCCCCGTCCTGGACGTCGTCTTCGACGTGCAGTTCCGCGAGTGGTGCGCCCACCACCAGGAGATGGCCAGCCAGTTCGAGGCGCTGGCCCGCTTCGCGGAGGAGGACCTGTCCGCCGAGGCGCGCGAGGCGCTGCGCAAGGCCCAGGCGGGGGATGTGGACGCCCTGCTCCAGCACGTCCAGTCGGACCCTCAGCTCGTCGAGCGCATCACCCGCGAGGGCCGGGAGCGCTCCGCGCGCGTCGAGGCGCGGCTGCGCGAGCCCGCCACCCCCTCGCTCTTCGCGCCCGAGGAGGAGCTGTGGTTCACCTGCGTCCTCTGGGAGCCGCTGCGCGCGGTGAAGGCCGCCTCCCTGGATGCGGCCACCCGCCGCGCCGCCGTGGAGAACCTCATCCGCGCGGTGAAGGGGGCGCTCGACGCGGAGCTGCTGGAGGGCATGCTCGCGCGCCTGCGCGCGAAGGCCGCGGACCCCACCCTCGACGAGGCCACACGCGCGGGGTTCACCGACGCGGCCATCGCCGTGGAGGCGGAGCCCTCGCGCATGGTAATGGCCGCGCTCTTCACCGCGAACCAGGAGGCGCAGGGCCGCTCCGCCGAGGAGATGGTGCTGCTGGCGGACCTCAAGGCCAAGCCGGTGTGGACCGCGGAGGACCTGGAGC